One window of the Ktedonobacteraceae bacterium genome contains the following:
- a CDS encoding thymidylate kinase: MERYGSREYPGRLFVVEGICSSGKSTQLALLRQWLISEGYLVFSSEWNSSPLVRRTTKKALKKQLLTPTTFSLLHATDFAARTEHDIIPPLKAGAIVLADRYSYSAFAHDAARGVDYCWVRELYQFAVKPAVAFYYRIPLEVSLNRILAGRTELNYYEAGLDVGLSNDPLESFKRFQQRVVNEYEAMIDEFGLTVMDATWPISELQRRMREMIKPYLPGACRLHSAVPEAQHSSQRELSVATSEG, encoded by the coding sequence ATGGAGAGATATGGATCGCGTGAGTATCCAGGTCGCCTGTTTGTTGTGGAGGGTATTTGTAGTTCGGGCAAGAGCACGCAGCTGGCTCTGCTTCGTCAATGGCTCATCAGTGAGGGCTATCTCGTTTTTTCTAGCGAGTGGAATTCATCGCCGCTGGTGAGACGAACGACGAAGAAGGCGCTGAAGAAGCAGTTGCTGACGCCGACGACTTTCAGTTTACTGCATGCCACGGACTTTGCCGCTCGCACAGAACACGATATTATTCCACCACTCAAGGCCGGGGCTATTGTGCTGGCGGATCGCTATAGCTACTCTGCTTTTGCCCATGACGCGGCGCGCGGCGTGGACTATTGTTGGGTGCGCGAACTCTACCAGTTCGCGGTGAAGCCGGCAGTTGCTTTCTACTATCGTATTCCCCTGGAAGTCTCGCTCAACCGTATCCTGGCGGGACGTACAGAATTGAATTATTACGAGGCGGGGTTGGACGTGGGATTGAGCAACGATCCACTTGAGAGCTTCAAACGCTTCCAGCAGCGCGTCGTGAATGAATACGAGGCAATGATAGACGAGTTTGGTTTGACGGTGATGGATGCGACGTGGCCAATTTCCGAATTGCAAAGACGGATGCGTGAAATGATTAAACCCTACCTGCCCGGTGCGTGCCGTTTGCATTCAGCGGTGCCGGAAGCGCAGCATAGCTCGCAGCGAGAGTTGTCGGTGGCAACGAGTGAGGGCTAA
- a CDS encoding GH1 family beta-glucosidase, translated as MSIIDHLKPATSMNSSADLVFPTDFLWGAATASYQIEGAAHEDGRGLSIWDRFAAIPGKVQRGENGDIAADHYHRMPEDVALMAELGLNAYRFSIAWPRILPQGTGAINQRGLDFYDRLVDSLLARGITPFVTLYHWDLPLALHEQNGWLNRQTAFAFADFAEVVARRLADRVDYWTTLNEPWCSAYLGYETGVHAPGIRDKQAAYIAAHHLLLAHGLALSRLQAHRRKSTRLGITLNLTPVYPANNDPETLHAVELADKMSNRWFLDPIFRGTYPEGLFDDAGVAPPPIEDRDLAIIATPIDFLGVNNYSRTLIRARTGENQLGDGAATAYEQVAAGPHSSYTAMGWEIYPQGLTDVLVRVHRQYAPRSIIVTENGAAFPDHWDGNGTVSDPQRLQYLSEHLQALGKARAQGVPVQGYFVWSLLDNFEWAEGYSKRFGIVYIDYPTQRRIIKDSGRWYAAFIAAQRRQLPHP; from the coding sequence ATGAGCATCATTGATCACCTGAAACCAGCAACCAGCATGAATTCTTCCGCAGATCTCGTTTTCCCCACAGACTTTCTCTGGGGCGCCGCCACCGCATCGTATCAGATTGAGGGCGCGGCACATGAGGATGGGCGTGGTCTATCTATCTGGGATCGGTTCGCGGCCATTCCGGGCAAGGTCCAGCGAGGAGAGAACGGGGATATTGCCGCCGACCATTACCACCGTATGCCGGAGGATGTCGCCCTGATGGCCGAACTCGGCCTCAACGCCTATCGCTTCTCCATCGCCTGGCCGCGCATCCTTCCCCAGGGAACAGGAGCCATCAACCAGCGCGGCCTGGATTTTTATGATCGTTTAGTCGATTCACTCCTGGCGCGAGGAATCACGCCTTTTGTCACCCTCTACCATTGGGATCTCCCGTTGGCCCTCCATGAGCAAAACGGCTGGCTTAATCGTCAGACCGCATTCGCTTTTGCCGACTTCGCGGAGGTAGTCGCGCGGCGACTGGCAGATCGCGTCGACTACTGGACCACGCTCAACGAGCCCTGGTGTTCGGCCTATCTGGGTTATGAAACCGGCGTACATGCTCCAGGTATACGCGATAAGCAAGCGGCTTATATAGCGGCTCATCATCTCTTGCTCGCGCATGGCCTTGCCCTCTCACGCCTGCAAGCACACAGGCGAAAATCTACCCGGCTAGGGATTACGCTGAATCTGACGCCTGTTTATCCCGCAAATAATGACCCTGAGACCCTACATGCGGTAGAGCTGGCAGATAAAATGAGCAATCGTTGGTTCCTCGATCCCATCTTTCGCGGAACCTATCCCGAAGGCCTCTTCGACGACGCAGGAGTTGCCCCTCCGCCAATCGAGGATCGCGACCTCGCCATCATCGCCACCCCCATCGACTTCCTGGGCGTCAACAACTACTCACGCACGCTTATTCGTGCCCGCACAGGAGAAAACCAGTTGGGTGACGGCGCGGCCACCGCCTATGAACAGGTCGCCGCCGGACCCCACTCCTCCTACACAGCTATGGGATGGGAAATATATCCGCAAGGACTGACAGATGTACTCGTGCGCGTTCATCGTCAGTATGCTCCTCGTTCCATTATCGTCACAGAAAACGGCGCCGCCTTCCCCGATCACTGGGACGGCAACGGCACCGTCAGCGATCCACAGCGCCTCCAGTACCTCAGTGAGCATCTACAGGCGCTCGGCAAAGCGCGCGCGCAGGGCGTCCCCGTGCAGGGCTACTTCGTCTGGTCGCTGCTCGACAACTTCGAATGGGCCGAAGGCTACAGCAAGCGCTTCGGCATCGTCTATATCGATTATCCCACCCAGCGCCGCATCATCAAAGACAGCGGGCGCTGGTACGCCGCCTTCATCGCAGCACAACGCCGGCAGCTCCCCCACCCGTAG
- a CDS encoding SCP2 sterol-binding domain-containing protein, protein MANTTTTFFEHLAQRGNEPLLHHVSGSFRFDIAGEGSWYVVTKNGSLSVSREGAGADCVLVCSREDFDRMVVGQQNPTTLLLQGKLQVRGDLGLALLFQRLFPDESLAGSTQGKKEGHDS, encoded by the coding sequence ATGGCGAATACGACGACTACTTTCTTCGAGCACCTGGCTCAACGTGGCAACGAACCCTTGCTTCATCATGTCTCTGGCAGCTTCCGCTTTGATATTGCCGGTGAGGGAAGCTGGTACGTCGTCACGAAGAACGGATCGCTGTCAGTGAGCAGAGAGGGAGCAGGGGCAGACTGTGTGCTTGTGTGCAGTCGCGAAGACTTTGACCGTATGGTGGTGGGACAGCAGAATCCCACCACGTTACTTTTGCAAGGGAAGCTGCAGGTGAGAGGTGATCTTGGGCTGGCGCTGCTGTTCCAGCGCCTTTTTCCCGATGAAAGCCTGGCCGGCAGTACACAGGGAAAGAAAGAGGGGCATGACTCATGA
- a CDS encoding ABC transporter permease: MQLDERKAESGVAQAPPSLLSTKRSVATRNVPINTQAVGMMRGLRTVGSWLAANGKVTFGLSIIVFFFLVAILGPLLIQQSPTAFSPDVLQPPSAAHWLGTTQTGQDVFAQVIVGTRVSLLLGFGAGLLATIVSVIVGLTAGYFGGFIDDVLSLLINIFLVIPAIPLAIIMAAYLPFRGPLPMAIIVTITGWAWGARVLRAQTLSMRKRDFVEAARASGESRLRIVFVEILPNEIAIVAAGLVGTVIYAILAQVGLEFLGLGDVTTISWGTIFYWAQNNEALLLGAWWWFLAPGCCVALLGAGLAFINFGIDELANPRLRKERKIKQPAPAKKEAV; encoded by the coding sequence ATGCAACTCGATGAACGAAAAGCAGAGTCAGGCGTCGCGCAGGCGCCACCGTCATTGCTTTCTACAAAAAGAAGCGTAGCGACAAGAAACGTTCCTATAAATACACAGGCAGTGGGGATGATGCGGGGACTTCGGACAGTAGGAAGCTGGCTTGCCGCCAACGGCAAAGTCACCTTCGGCCTGAGCATTATTGTTTTTTTCTTCCTGGTTGCCATCCTGGGACCTCTCTTGATCCAGCAGAGTCCCACCGCCTTTAGTCCCGACGTGCTTCAACCCCCTTCGGCAGCACACTGGCTCGGCACCACCCAGACCGGGCAGGATGTCTTCGCCCAGGTAATAGTCGGCACACGCGTATCGCTATTGCTCGGATTCGGCGCCGGACTCCTGGCAACCATCGTTTCGGTTATCGTTGGTTTGACTGCCGGCTATTTTGGTGGTTTCATTGATGACGTGCTTTCACTCCTTATCAACATCTTTCTCGTCATCCCTGCCATACCGCTGGCCATTATCATGGCGGCTTATTTGCCTTTCCGCGGGCCACTGCCTATGGCCATCATCGTCACCATCACCGGCTGGGCCTGGGGGGCGCGCGTGCTGCGCGCGCAAACCCTCTCGATGCGCAAGCGGGACTTCGTCGAAGCAGCACGCGCCAGCGGAGAAAGCAGGCTGCGCATTGTCTTCGTCGAAATTCTCCCCAATGAGATCGCGATTGTGGCCGCGGGCCTCGTTGGTACCGTGATTTACGCCATCCTGGCCCAGGTTGGACTCGAATTCCTGGGCCTGGGTGACGTCACCACCATCAGCTGGGGCACCATCTTTTACTGGGCGCAAAACAATGAAGCATTGCTGCTGGGAGCGTGGTGGTGGTTCCTGGCCCCTGGATGCTGTGTGGCGCTGCTTGGAGCAGGACTGGCGTTCATCAACTTCGGTATCGACGAGTTAGCCAACCCACGCTTGCGCAAGGAACGCAAGATAAAGCAACCCGCGCCGGCAAAAAAGGAGGCAGTATAA
- a CDS encoding glycogen debranching N-terminal domain-containing protein yields the protein MSEKTISVLEGNNFVVSDLRGDIDASPTETLGLFAWDTRFLSRWLLTVDGLRLNVLSTDDLDYFYVQYFLVPGTGTIYVDADLSIIRKRAVGNGFHEDLTILNHKDTPVDLKVRMEAGSDFADLFEVKDALKKKGAFYHRIEPDRLILGYRRDHFVRETLIAASAKADIDEHGLSFTVHIDPHGEWTTCLNVVVALTGFGEYRKETTYGHGDQRSRSTVKKNLQKAGEAIPRLSCDWPALPVTYRRSIIDLASLRFYPLALGGQAVPAAGLPWFMTLFGRDSLITSYQALPFASSAAVATLRVLAQRQGTRIDDFRDEEPGKILHEARFGEMTAFEERPHSPYYGAADATPLFLILLDEVERWTGNVELVRQLEWEARAALRWIDEYGDRNGDGYVEYARRNQQTGLENQCWKDSWNSILFADGTLSRLPRATCEIQGYVYDAKRRCARLAREFWNDPALAERLEKEAAELKRRFNQDFWLADRQCFALAIDGDGRKVDALTSNIGHLLWSGIVEQDKVKAIVTHLLGPRLYSGWGVRTMAEGEGGYNPIGYHVGTVWPHDNALIAMGLRRYGYREEAARVAMNMFEAASYFKGRLPEAFAGYRRDLTEFPVEYPTACSPQAWASGAPLLLLRAILGLEPVGEHLVVDPAIPSQLGEIELLDIPGRWGRIDAFGRGRIDTAALESKPEPAQEKVVV from the coding sequence ATGAGCGAGAAAACGATCAGTGTTCTCGAAGGAAATAATTTTGTGGTCAGTGACTTGCGTGGAGACATCGATGCCTCGCCAACGGAGACATTGGGGCTATTTGCCTGGGATACCCGTTTTCTTTCACGCTGGCTCCTGACGGTAGACGGTCTGCGCCTCAATGTCCTCTCGACGGATGATCTCGATTACTTCTACGTACAATACTTCCTCGTTCCAGGAACCGGTACCATTTATGTAGACGCTGATCTGTCCATCATTCGCAAGCGGGCAGTCGGTAACGGCTTTCATGAGGATTTGACGATCCTCAATCACAAAGATACCCCGGTCGATCTCAAGGTGCGTATGGAGGCAGGATCCGACTTTGCAGATCTGTTCGAGGTCAAAGATGCCCTGAAGAAGAAAGGAGCATTTTACCATCGCATCGAGCCTGATCGCCTGATACTCGGCTATCGTCGTGACCACTTTGTGCGTGAGACCTTGATCGCGGCCAGCGCGAAAGCCGATATTGACGAACACGGTTTGAGCTTCACGGTGCATATCGATCCTCATGGTGAGTGGACAACCTGCCTGAATGTCGTCGTTGCCTTAACAGGCTTCGGGGAGTATCGCAAGGAGACCACCTATGGGCACGGAGATCAACGCTCGCGATCCACCGTGAAGAAGAATCTCCAGAAGGCCGGTGAGGCTATCCCGCGTCTTTCGTGTGACTGGCCTGCTCTGCCGGTCACTTATCGCCGGAGTATTATCGACCTGGCGTCGTTGCGCTTTTATCCGCTAGCGCTGGGAGGACAGGCGGTTCCAGCGGCCGGCTTACCCTGGTTCATGACGCTTTTCGGTCGAGACAGTCTGATTACCAGTTACCAGGCGCTCCCGTTCGCCTCGAGTGCGGCGGTAGCTACCCTGCGTGTTCTGGCCCAACGTCAGGGAACCCGGATCGATGATTTCCGCGACGAGGAACCTGGGAAGATCTTGCACGAGGCCCGCTTTGGTGAGATGACCGCCTTCGAGGAACGGCCCCACTCGCCCTACTATGGGGCCGCCGATGCCACGCCTCTATTTCTCATTTTGCTTGATGAGGTCGAGCGCTGGACCGGTAACGTCGAGCTGGTACGGCAGTTAGAGTGGGAAGCTCGAGCGGCATTGCGCTGGATTGATGAGTATGGAGACCGCAATGGCGATGGCTATGTCGAATATGCGCGCCGCAACCAGCAGACGGGATTGGAGAACCAGTGCTGGAAGGACTCCTGGAATTCGATCCTGTTTGCCGATGGCACGCTTTCACGCCTGCCGCGTGCTACCTGCGAGATTCAGGGGTATGTTTACGATGCAAAGAGGCGTTGCGCGCGCCTGGCACGAGAATTCTGGAATGATCCCGCGCTGGCCGAGCGCTTAGAGAAGGAAGCGGCGGAACTGAAGCGGCGGTTCAATCAAGACTTCTGGCTGGCGGACCGCCAGTGCTTCGCGCTGGCGATTGATGGAGATGGGCGCAAGGTTGACGCGCTGACCTCGAACATCGGTCACCTGCTGTGGAGCGGCATCGTCGAGCAAGACAAAGTGAAGGCGATTGTGACGCACCTGCTCGGTCCTCGACTGTATTCTGGTTGGGGCGTGCGGACGATGGCGGAAGGCGAGGGGGGCTACAATCCGATTGGCTATCACGTAGGTACGGTGTGGCCACACGACAATGCGTTGATCGCGATGGGTCTGAGGCGTTATGGCTATCGCGAAGAGGCAGCACGGGTGGCGATGAATATGTTCGAGGCGGCAAGCTACTTCAAGGGACGGCTGCCGGAAGCATTTGCGGGCTACCGCCGCGATCTGACCGAATTTCCGGTGGAATACCCAACGGCGTGTAGTCCGCAGGCGTGGGCCAGCGGGGCTCCGCTCTTGCTGCTGCGGGCGATACTTGGCTTAGAGCCGGTGGGTGAGCACCTGGTGGTTGATCCGGCCATCCCCAGTCAGCTTGGGGAGATCGAATTGCTCGACATCCCTGGGCGTTGGGGGCGTATCGATGCCTTCGGTCGTGGCAGGATTGATACAGCCGCGCTGGAAAGCAAGCCAGAGCCGGCACAGGAAAAGGTCGTTGTATAA
- a CDS encoding ABC transporter permease — MRHLLRRIGFYLIALWASITLNFLIPRLVPGNPAQVLIARLQGRIDPRAVHAMEIAFGVSHASLWSQYVEYLGNLAHGNLGISVTYFPTPVATVIAQDLPWTLALMGTAVVISFVCGTLLGIIVAWRRGSPLGVFLPPVLTFFSAIPYFWLALITLYVLGFVLNWFPLNGGYDLSLAPDLNPDFLLSVLQHALLPALTIVVSSIAGWMLGMRNAMMTSLSEDYVLMAQAKGLPERRVMLTYAARNAILPNITGFALSLGFVVGGALLTEIVFSYPGIGFALLQAVQNSDYALLQGIFLIIAVAVLGANFLADLLYVVLDPRTRQERG, encoded by the coding sequence ATGCGTCACCTGTTACGCCGCATCGGCTTTTACCTGATCGCGCTATGGGCCTCCATAACGCTGAACTTTCTCATTCCACGACTTGTCCCTGGTAACCCGGCCCAGGTGCTGATTGCCAGGTTGCAGGGACGTATCGATCCACGCGCAGTACATGCGATGGAGATTGCCTTCGGCGTTAGCCATGCAAGCCTTTGGAGCCAGTACGTCGAATACCTTGGGAACCTGGCCCACGGAAACCTGGGCATCTCGGTCACCTACTTCCCTACACCCGTCGCGACCGTCATCGCGCAGGACCTACCCTGGACGCTCGCGCTGATGGGAACAGCCGTTGTTATCAGTTTTGTATGTGGTACATTGCTGGGTATCATTGTCGCCTGGAGACGCGGTTCGCCGCTGGGTGTTTTCCTGCCACCGGTGCTTACCTTCTTCTCCGCCATCCCATACTTCTGGCTCGCGCTCATCACACTCTACGTGCTTGGCTTTGTTCTCAACTGGTTCCCGCTCAACGGTGGATACGACCTCTCGCTTGCGCCGGACCTGAATCCAGATTTCCTCTTGAGCGTCCTGCAGCACGCCCTTTTGCCTGCCCTTACCATCGTCGTCAGTTCTATCGCCGGGTGGATGCTTGGTATGCGCAACGCAATGATGACCTCGCTTTCCGAAGACTACGTGCTGATGGCGCAGGCGAAGGGACTTCCCGAGCGCCGGGTGATGCTTACCTACGCGGCCCGCAATGCTATCTTGCCAAACATTACCGGTTTCGCGCTCTCACTTGGTTTCGTCGTTGGCGGCGCATTGCTCACAGAGATTGTCTTCTCCTATCCAGGCATCGGCTTTGCCCTGCTACAAGCCGTGCAGAATTCCGATTACGCCTTGCTACAAGGTATCTTTCTCATCATTGCAGTCGCCGTCCTGGGAGCCAATTTCCTGGCCGACCTGCTCTATGTTGTATTGGATCCGCGTACTCGACAGGAAAGGGGTTAG
- a CDS encoding glycoside hydrolase family 5 protein, with product MKGKPGVRHSFMIKDILRSRKLLLLVVAAGMVLFYVCLSARSVPAALTVTRKSTTFVAKRPAEPCQSNHDAGFLTAIASKLVDASGCRVYLTGVNWFGFETSSFAPHGLGVRNWQAMLKQMAQLGFNTLRLPFSDQLFDPSSVPQGINYRLNPDLRGLHGLALMDKIIEGARKAGLRVILDHHDASADERSAFWYDAAYPQSRWIDDWVMLARHYRGNDTVIGADLDNEPHYPATWGDDNPYTDWRLAAEQAGDAILAVNRDWLIIVQGIDLYQGDSYWWGGNLEGAAKHPVVLSIRDKLVYSAHDYGPSVYDEQWFKVSSPAVLTQTLPALWDRHWGYLQKDGIAPLFVGEFGGPSMGGDLEGVWQRTLISYLHTQGISYAYWAWNADSGDTGGILQSDWKTVNQGKMSALSAYQWPLLGQP from the coding sequence ATGAAAGGAAAACCAGGGGTGAGACATTCCTTTATGATAAAAGATATTCTTCGGAGTCGGAAGCTCCTGTTGCTTGTAGTTGCCGCGGGGATGGTACTTTTCTATGTCTGCCTCTCTGCCAGGAGTGTTCCTGCTGCATTGACTGTGACGAGGAAAAGCACTACCTTTGTGGCGAAGAGACCTGCTGAACCATGTCAATCCAACCATGACGCGGGTTTTCTGACGGCGATTGCATCGAAGTTGGTAGATGCTTCAGGGTGCCGGGTGTATCTTACGGGGGTGAACTGGTTTGGGTTTGAGACGAGTAGCTTTGCGCCGCATGGACTGGGAGTTCGCAACTGGCAAGCTATGCTGAAGCAGATGGCGCAATTGGGTTTCAATACGCTGCGCCTGCCGTTTTCCGATCAACTCTTTGACCCGTCAAGCGTGCCGCAAGGTATCAACTATCGGTTGAACCCTGATCTGAGGGGTCTGCACGGGCTAGCGCTGATGGATAAGATTATCGAGGGGGCGCGTAAGGCCGGCTTAAGGGTGATCCTTGATCATCACGATGCCTCTGCCGATGAACGTTCCGCGTTCTGGTACGACGCCGCGTATCCACAATCGCGCTGGATAGATGATTGGGTGATGCTGGCGCGACACTACCGGGGAAATGATACAGTGATCGGCGCTGACCTTGACAACGAACCGCACTATCCGGCGACGTGGGGCGATGACAATCCCTACACGGATTGGCGATTGGCCGCTGAGCAGGCTGGAGATGCTATTCTGGCTGTCAATCGGGACTGGCTGATTATCGTGCAGGGCATCGATCTCTATCAGGGCGATTCTTACTGGTGGGGAGGAAATCTGGAGGGGGCAGCGAAGCATCCGGTGGTGCTTTCGATTCGAGACAAGCTGGTGTATTCTGCCCATGACTACGGCCCAAGTGTGTATGATGAGCAGTGGTTCAAGGTTTCAAGCCCAGCTGTGCTTACGCAGACGTTGCCGGCCCTCTGGGACAGGCATTGGGGCTATTTACAAAAGGATGGCATTGCGCCGTTGTTTGTTGGGGAGTTCGGCGGACCTTCGATGGGTGGAGATCTTGAAGGTGTATGGCAGCGGACCCTGATATCGTACCTGCATACGCAAGGGATCAGCTATGCTTACTGGGCGTGGAATGCCGATTCGGGGGATACCGGTGGCATCTTGCAAAGCGACTGGAAGACGGTGAACCAGGGCAAGATGAGCGCGCTGAGCGCCTATCAATGGCCGTTGCTGGGCCAGCCATGA
- a CDS encoding ABC transporter ATP-binding protein, producing MSTKIATPTTEEPILEAVHLKKDFPVHKVKLFGTAQAVHAVEDVTLALRAGHATALVGESGSGKTTVARLLARLYAPTSGVIRYREQVIKAGGERALRAYRRHVQIVFQDPFSSLNPMHTVHHHLSRPLRIYGHARNASEEMQLIASLLERVNLTPAEQFIPKFPHQLSGGQRQRIAIARALAARPSVLLADEPVSMLDVSIRLDILNLLTRLKEEEQLALLYITHDLASARYFAGETLVMYAGQMVEGGPSEALIQQAKHPYTQLLLSSAPDPDRFGSTGPQADHKISPWIPAKQVVSGNGSGDIPSLIKPPGGCRFHPRCPHAMPICQQQFPPRTELGKGHWVHCFLYGGTRPTDSTAVP from the coding sequence ATGTCAACGAAGATCGCAACACCAACTACTGAAGAACCCATCCTGGAAGCAGTACATTTGAAAAAGGATTTTCCCGTGCATAAGGTCAAGCTCTTTGGCACGGCACAGGCAGTCCATGCCGTCGAAGATGTCACGCTGGCGCTGCGTGCCGGTCACGCGACAGCCCTGGTAGGAGAAAGTGGCAGTGGCAAAACCACCGTCGCTCGCCTCTTAGCAAGGCTCTACGCTCCCACTTCCGGCGTCATTCGCTACCGGGAGCAAGTGATCAAAGCCGGCGGAGAAAGGGCCTTACGGGCGTACCGCCGCCACGTACAAATAGTCTTTCAGGACCCATTCTCATCATTGAACCCCATGCATACTGTGCATCACCACCTTAGCCGCCCCCTGCGCATATATGGACATGCCCGCAACGCTTCCGAGGAAATGCAACTCATCGCATCGCTACTCGAAAGAGTAAACCTCACCCCGGCAGAGCAATTCATCCCCAAATTTCCTCACCAACTCAGTGGCGGACAACGGCAGCGTATCGCCATCGCCCGTGCCCTGGCAGCCAGACCCTCAGTCCTTCTCGCCGACGAACCCGTCTCCATGCTCGATGTCTCCATCCGGCTCGACATACTCAATTTACTCACCCGCCTCAAAGAAGAAGAGCAGCTGGCGCTCCTGTATATCACACATGACCTCGCCAGCGCCCGCTATTTTGCCGGCGAAACGCTCGTTATGTACGCCGGTCAAATGGTCGAGGGCGGCCCCAGCGAAGCACTCATCCAGCAAGCAAAACATCCCTATACCCAACTCTTGCTCTCGTCGGCCCCCGATCCCGACCGCTTCGGCTCAACCGGCCCACAAGCCGATCACAAAATATCACCCTGGATACCGGCAAAACAGGTCGTGAGTGGAAATGGCAGCGGCGATATACCCAGCTTAATCAAGCCCCCTGGCGGCTGTCGCTTTCACCCTCGCTGTCCTCACGCCATGCCTATCTGCCAGCAACAGTTTCCGCCGCGCACCGAATTGGGCAAGGGCCACTGGGTCCACTGTTTCCTCTACGGTGGAACCCGACCAACCGATTCCACAGCTGTGCCGTAG
- a CDS encoding ABC transporter ATP-binding protein, protein MAIQVRMSTLLEVKHISVDYVSAKGTVHAVNDVSFAIEPGQIFGLVGESGSGKSTLVYAIARLLQPPAVITQGQVLYYPTMRTGSEISSHAGAVDVLALNPAQLRAFRWRELSIVFQSAMNALNPVLDIGTQITDVLRAHNPRMTRNEARSRALELLQLVGIAPDRLRSYPHELSGGMRQRAIIAIALALNSKLIIMDEPTTALDVVVQRDILAQILRLRNDLGFSVIFITHDLSLLLEIADTIAIMYAGRIVEMGTREELLRTPRHPYTHGLLHSFPKLHGPSRSLKGIPGSPPDLRSIPSGCAFHPRCSFAFPACHSSVPALLPVASKRPKAPALETLSTAHGPCVACHLYDNDLNPGSLPHNLESEHVN, encoded by the coding sequence ATGGCCATACAGGTACGAATGAGCACGCTATTAGAGGTAAAACACATCAGTGTGGACTACGTTTCCGCAAAAGGAACCGTTCATGCCGTCAACGATGTAAGCTTTGCCATCGAGCCGGGCCAGATCTTCGGACTGGTCGGAGAAAGCGGCAGTGGCAAGTCAACCCTTGTCTACGCCATCGCCCGCCTGCTCCAACCACCCGCGGTCATCACTCAGGGACAGGTGTTGTATTACCCTACGATGCGAACAGGAAGCGAAATCTCCTCGCATGCTGGAGCAGTCGATGTTCTCGCGCTGAACCCGGCCCAGTTACGAGCCTTTCGATGGCGCGAACTCTCCATCGTCTTCCAAAGCGCGATGAACGCCCTCAACCCCGTTCTGGATATTGGCACGCAAATCACCGACGTACTGCGCGCCCACAATCCGCGCATGACGCGTAATGAAGCCCGCTCGCGAGCGCTGGAATTGTTGCAACTCGTCGGTATTGCCCCGGATCGCCTGCGTAGCTACCCCCATGAACTCAGCGGGGGCATGCGGCAGCGAGCGATTATCGCCATTGCCCTTGCCCTCAATTCAAAGCTGATCATCATGGACGAGCCAACCACCGCCCTGGATGTCGTCGTGCAACGTGATATCCTGGCCCAGATTCTCAGATTGCGCAACGATTTAGGCTTCTCGGTCATCTTCATCACGCATGACCTCTCACTCCTGCTGGAAATTGCCGACACTATCGCCATCATGTACGCGGGCCGCATCGTCGAAATGGGAACACGGGAAGAGTTGCTTCGCACGCCACGTCACCCCTACACCCACGGGCTGCTGCATTCATTCCCAAAGCTGCATGGTCCTTCTCGCAGCTTAAAAGGCATTCCCGGCTCACCGCCCGACCTGCGTTCAATACCATCGGGATGCGCATTCCATCCCCGTTGCTCGTTCGCTTTCCCAGCCTGTCATAGCAGCGTACCGGCATTGCTGCCCGTGGCATCGAAAAGGCCGAAAGCGCCCGCCCTGGAGACGTTATCCACCGCGCATGGTCCCTGCGTCGCCTGCCATCTCTACGATAACGATCTGAATCCTGGGAGCTTACCCCACAATCTGGAGTCTGAACATGTCAACTAA